A segment of the Streptomyces sp. NBC_00376 genome:
GCCGCGATCTGGCACAACGACGCCACGGGGAGTGTCTAATCAACGGCGGATCTGCTGATCAAGGAGAGACGCCAGGTGAGCGGGACAGTGATCGAGCACGAGTCCGTCGAGGAGCCGGGCGGTGGTGCGGTGCCGTCGGCCGCATCGGACGAACAGCTCGTCGCGATGCTGGTCGACCGGGCCCGCAACGAGGGCCTGCAGCTGACCGGTGAGGGTGGGCTGCTGCAGCAGCTGACCAAGCGGGTGGTGGAGTCGGCCCTGGAGGGCGAGATCACCGACCATGTCGGCTACGAAAAGCACGATCCGGCCGGGAAGAACAGCGGCGACAGCCGCAACGGAACTCGTGCGAAAACCGTGCTGACCGACGTCGGCCCGGTCGAGGTCAGGGTGCCCCGGGACACCGCCGGCAGCTTCGAGCCGCAGATCGTCAAGAGGCGGCAGCGCCGCCTGTCCGGCGTGGACGAAAGGGTGCTCTCCCTGTCCGCGAAGGGCCTCACCCACGGGGAGATCTCCGCGCACCTGGCCGAGGTCTACGGGGCGGAGGTGTCCAAGCAGACCATCTCCACGATCACCGACAAGGTGATGGAGGGGATGACCGAATGGCAGAACCGGCCACTCGACCGTGTCCATCCGGTTCTGTTCGTGGACGCCATCAACGTCGAGATCAGGGATGGGCAGGTCGCGAACCGGCCGGTCTACGTCGTGATGGCGGTGACCGTCGAAGGCACCCGGGACATCCCGGGATCTGGGCCGGCGACGGTGGTGAGGGCGCCGAGTACTGGCTGCACGTGTTCACCGGGCTGAAGAACCGCGGCCTGGACGATGTGCTCATGCTCGTCTGCGATGTCCTCAAGGGCCTGCCCGAGGCGGTGGAGGCCGTTTGGCCTCGAACGACTGTCCAGACCTGCGTGGTTCACCTCCTGCGCAACAGCTTCCGTCTCGCGGCCCGCCAGGACCGGGACAAGGTCGCCAAGGCCCTCAAGCCCGTCTGCACCGCACCCAACGAAGACGCGGCGGCAGAGCGGTTCGGGGAGTTCCAGGAAGCCTGGGGCCGGAAGTATCCGGCGATCATCAAGCTGTGGGAGAACGCCTGGGCCGAGTTCGTGCCCTTCCTCTCCTTCGACGTCGAGATCCGAAAGGTCATCTGCTCGACGAACGCGATCGAGTCCGTGAACGCCCGCATACGCAAGGCCGTACGGGCCCGCGGACACTTCCCCAACGAGGCCGCCGCCCTCAAGTGCGTCTACATGGCGCTGATGAGCCTGGACCCGACGGGGAAGGGCCGCAAGAAGTGGGCCATGCGCTGGAAGGCACCCCTCAACGCGTTCCCGATCACCTTCGAGGGCCGGCTCACCCCGGCCAACAGCTGAACCTCAACAACCAAGATCAGCCGTTAAATTCACACCCATCCGGAGCGGCAGTTGGCACCCGAAGGGAGCCGAGGAGGGCGAGGCGGAGGCTGAGCGGGAAGTGTCGGAGGGCGAGCAGGGGCCGAGGTGTGCCCGCGCGGGAGCTGCTGAAGTTCAGCACACCCAGGGACCCGGCGCTGCTGGCACGGTTCGTGAAGCTGCGGGTCATCGAACCCGAGAACACATTCTGGCGGCGCGGAATCCAGGCATGCGCGCGGTACATGAAGGAGACCGGGGCGCGGGAGCTGCGGGTACCGTACGACTACGTCACCCCTGATGACTGGGTGCCGGCCGGGTTCCCGCTCGGGACATGGCTCGCCGACCAACGCAAAACCCACAAAGCCGGACGCCTGGACCCGGGACGGGTCGAACAGCTGGCCGGGCTGGGCATGGTCTGGTCCCACCAGGACATCGCGTTCGAGGAAGGCCTCACGGCTTCCCGCGCCTGGGCGGCCGTGCACGGGCATCTCCTGCCTCCGGCAACTGCGACCGCCGGGTGACGGAGGGGACCAATGCGCCGCCGCGTCGAGTGCCGGCACACGAGCGGGCCCTGCGTGCACAGAAATGGGAACTCGAATCGGGCCATCGGCGAACAGCGGGTGACCATGCCCGCGTCTTCGAGGGAAAAACATGAGCCTAAGAGGCGACCGATGACCGTTTCACCGAGCGTCGGAGTCCACCGTGCCGAGGGCACGAACGAGCGGTCGGACTCCGACGCCTCGGTGATCGAACGGTCCTGGGACGAGCCCGATGCCTTCGCCGTGCTGTTCGACCGCTACGCCGACGACATCCACCGGTACGCGGCCCGGCGGCTGGGTGCCGACGTGGCGGACGATCTGATGGCGGAGACCTTCGTGATCGCCTTCCAGCGACGGCGCCGCTACGACCTGTCGAGGGCTCAGGCGCGCCCGTGGCTGTACGGGATCGTCACCAATCTCGTCGGTGAGCACCGGAGGGCCGAGGCGCGCCATCTCCGGGCGCTGGCACGGGTCGCCGCCGGCGTCCCGGACGAGGGAGGCGGCGAGCCGATGGCCGAGCGGGTGGCCGACCGGGTCACCGCCGAGAGCGCCCGAGGTGCGCTGGCGGGCTGCATCGCCAAGCTGCAGCCCCGCTACCGGGACGTGCTGCTGGTGATCGCCTGGGGTGATCTCGACTACGTGGAGGCCGCGGAGGCCCTGGGGGTGCCGGTGGGCACCGTCCGCTCACGGCTGCACCGGGCTCGAAGGAGACTGCGCGACGCATTGGGCGGGTCCGATCCCACAGCCCTGCAAGAGTTCCAGGAGGAGCCCGATCATGGATGACCTCACCTCCGTGAAGGAGTTGGAGGCGGACACGCCTCCCCTGACCGCCGAGG
Coding sequences within it:
- a CDS encoding helicase associated domain-containing protein, whose translation is MPARELLKFSTPRDPALLARFVKLRVIEPENTFWRRGIQACARYMKETGARELRVPYDYVTPDDWVPAGFPLGTWLADQRKTHKAGRLDPGRVEQLAGLGMVWSHQDIAFEEGLTASRAWAAVHGHLLPPATATAG
- a CDS encoding RNA polymerase sigma factor encodes the protein MTVSPSVGVHRAEGTNERSDSDASVIERSWDEPDAFAVLFDRYADDIHRYAARRLGADVADDLMAETFVIAFQRRRRYDLSRAQARPWLYGIVTNLVGEHRRAEARHLRALARVAAGVPDEGGGEPMAERVADRVTAESARGALAGCIAKLQPRYRDVLLVIAWGDLDYVEAAEALGVPVGTVRSRLHRARRRLRDALGGSDPTALQEFQEEPDHG